From the genome of Medicago truncatula cultivar Jemalong A17 chromosome 2, MtrunA17r5.0-ANR, whole genome shotgun sequence:
TAGCCATTTATGAAAAGTTTAATGGAGAGAGTAACACCGAAATAATTGAGGAATAGGACACGCCAAATTAGAAATGAGTTGATACAATATAAAGTATATGCATTCTGATTTCTGAGATCCTGGACAATGGAGATGGACACGTAAGAATTATGGCATATGTGGCAAAAAACTGTGGAAAGAAGAAAGGGGATGTGTCATGAGGAAAATTTGGGGGTctgaattaataaatataatagatagatagatttgTAATTCTGTACCAGTTTCTATCACATTCTGCCTGAGCGGATACCCACTCCTTAAAGGTTGTTTTCGGCGCATAAAATTTATGCAATTTCACGGTGGCAGCCACCGTGTTAGTAACACCGTCCAGCGGTTTTGGAGGAGGAAATTTTGTTAGAATGTCCAGGACCCATTGCTCCATCCTTAATGAAGGCACATGTCCCTTTGCTACTGGCATCATCCTTTCCGTCTATATAACCTTATATTTTGCATCACCACTCACAAAACACCTATCCATGCGTCTACAGCCCTCCAGGAAATTATTCGTCTCAACTTCACTCAATCTTTGTTGCCTCTGTTTTGTCTTGTCTGCTTGCCTGCTATCGGTTTCTCTTGTCATTAATGTTTTCCACTGTCTCGATCCTTCCCTAGTTTCCCGCAAAATGGTCTTGGCAATCTGTGTTCAGTGTTTAGTCTTGCTTCTTTTCATTACCATCAATTTCTGATGCTGCCTCCTCattgttgttttcttatttgATATTCACTCTGTCATATTTGCTTATGTTTTTCCATTCTCCTTCTGGCTCCAATATTCATAGCTATCACCATTCTTGCTCCTTTTCATAATTAGTTTTTGTACTGTGCTCCATTAAGTCTCTTCTTGAACTTCATCTTTGCTTTTCATCTCTTGTTGCCTAGAAGCGTGAATATATACTCCATGCTTTGTTTGGAAACTTACGAGCAAATCATTCTCAAAGGAGATGAGTGTAGCATTTTGGTTGATTCTCTCCAAGAAAACCACCAGAGGTGAGCTTCTCCATTCAACAGCATCTAAATCCATGATAACCACTCTTCCTCACAAATTTTAATGGCTTCAACGTACTAATCTAAACTGATCATCCACCAATAGGCGTTGCCACCTAACAAATTTTGGCATCGTTCTTGAACCCGTTTTCACTCTAAATCCCCCCACAGCTCCAAGATTGTAGCTCTATACCGGTTAATAGGAAATGGACTAGGAAAggagtttttttattaattgaatgtataGACCCCTGGATATTTGATAGACCAGGACTCTCCCAAATTTTAACTCCACTAATTTTGTACTCTCCATCAGAATCCCTATTCTTATTTATAGGCACCATACCTTATTTTGCCTAACTAAGTATAAAAGATTTACCTATCATGTGCCAAAAGAGAATTTCATAGACACTGCTCAGCCCAACAATAACCTTTTCTATGCAtcaaaaaaaatggtaaatgaaAGACTTATAATTGAATGAGGTAAGTTAAGATGTCATTATGAGGAATGATGGACACTAGCAACTAAGGAAAAAGAATATTGTAATGATTCCACATTTGATATATCCCAAAACACTGGCACAACTATTGGAAAGTTGCATATTTGAGCTTTCTATATTTGTTGATTACTCATTCTTTGTACAATTAAATTTTCTTGCATAAGaatatcaaattcaaattgttGCATCCGCTCAATTTGAAGGAAACTTTAAAAGCAGTTAGCATATTTACAGTCAGagtaacaaaatgaataaaggAACAAGCACTAGAAATCATAATACCTTCAAACTCAGAAAGTCCATGGATAGATTTCTTGTGTAATATAAGCTGTTTCTCCCCAGAGTAAAGACTGGATGATTCTTTCACCAAATTTTCACATGCCAGGAAAAGTGcctaataatattaaaatgaatgAAAGTCCGCGGTAAGAACGAACTTaaacaagagaaaaataaaaaattagtgatGGAAACCTCAAGGTAGTGTCGAGGATTGATATTTAGAGCTTGAGGCATAAAGAAAGCTGTGTCAAATGGTAAACATAGACCAGGTAAAAGAGTTTGAGCGGCTTGATTATTAAGTGTTTGTACTCTGCAGCAAGGAAGTGAAGTCTTGGCATTCTAAGAATCACATAGATGCAAATAAGCAGTAAGAAACTGAATTGTAATAGTATAAGCAATACTTGTGAAATAAGAAAATTACATGATTCAATTTGGTCATATTCTTGATATCCATTGCCGGTCGTAAGATGCCCCTGAAGTCAGGTGAACATGGGCAGTGATGAGCAACTAAGATTGGAATGAATGTGAagaatcaaaaaaaaaaaaaaaaaaccttttatgAGGAAGAAAAGGTTTGATGTGATGTTGAGTAGCTTGTTGAGCAATTGTGAAAAGGTTTATGGTCTCTTCCCAACACTGAGCACCCTCCCATAGAGGCTTAactatatataataatgtaataaaataagaagaatagaataatgaatgttatttgaaGATGAGAAATGTACCTTTTGGGGAATAAGGATGAAGAAGACCTCCAGAAATTCCAGAAGCACCACCACCAATACCAAATTCATCATATAAATGAATATTTAGGTTCAACTCCTTAGGACTTTGCTGCAATTCAATGCAAGGATATGTTAGGTAGGGTGAAttgaaacaaataacaaattgaattgaatgaagaaTATACGTACATTGAGCAAATGCCAAACGACGGAAAGTCCAGCGAAACCAGCGCCAAGAACGGCGAACCTGGAGTGGTGAATAGATACAGATACAGTAGTAATGAAATGagtaaaggaagaagaagaagaagttaccTTACCTGAGAGGATATTGGTGAGTTAGAGAAGAATGAGGAGCATAGGGCAAAATTGTAGGGTTAGGGTGCGAACGACATGCAATAATATTCATCTTCTCTTCTCTATGTCCAATttaataatcatttaaaattagaACAAGATGAAATTAAAGTTGAACTGGATATGGTGTTCATTCATTTTTTAGGAAGAGGGAACTACTatgaatgagagagaaaataacatgAGAATTGAGAAAGGAACGTGTGACAGTGACTGGCACGTGACTAATTTACCTAtgttttaatctcaaccatgCGTTTTAATCTAATGACTACTATTTATTTCTGTCAaaccatttatatttatagttttgttacaacttttttaCGTGTTTTATTCATACtttaatatgtttaattattagtttcaaaataattaagggtaaagaattcatatttaatttatgttttgttaaaaaattctaatttttttggagtgatttttacaatattccatacatttctgcataatttcattaaaaaatacagaagtttatttaaaaatagggatcaaaagtagtgattgaaaattttatagggactaaaacttgaaggaaaattttagagagactaaaatgaaaagtttggtatatttataaagaccaaaaacatatttaacccaataagtaatattcttttctttttcaccaacattctttttttctattttataatatttatatttgactatttcctttttaatataattttttttatcttgttgttctttattttttttatgagtatttctttttctaatgGGAATAAAGAGtaaaaatactcatttattttttagtatgttttgatttatttcctattttttttagaatattttactaTGCTTTTGGtgtataagaagaagaaaaaaaaggtgatgtttattttcttaaatattaacaaaagGTTGTTGCAACTATTTTGaatgtcaaataaatatttatcaattttaaatCAATTATCGTAAGGTTTGTATTATTCTTTGGACTCggaatatttttctctttttatactTTGagattatttctttttaatagaagtgttactttatttttatttttttaggggaaccTCATTTAAATCCATTATACTCATTTCTCTAATTGtattcaaaagaagaagaaaaaagtgatTATAATCCCTGATAAA
Proteins encoded in this window:
- the LOC25488287 gene encoding putative thiamine biosynthesis oxidoreductase ThiO isoform X1, which produces MNIIACRSHPNPTILPYAPHSSLTHQYPLRFAVLGAGFAGLSVVWHLLNQSPKELNLNIHLYDEFGIGGGASGISGGLLHPYSPKVKPLWEGAQCWEETINLFTIAQQATQHHIKPFLPHKRGILRPAMDIKNMTKLNHNAKTSLPCCRVQTLNNQAAQTLLPGLCLPFDTAFFMPQALNINPRHYLEALFLACENLVKESSSLYSGEKQLILHKKSIHGLSEFEVSGEYDAVIVCLGAKVNMLPEISGRLPLRTCRGVIVHLEPPDNTRCYPEHGPSILSDAWISVQGSRSLNVGSTWEWKSINSSSNVSTDEASKALHQLLPKASAIYPGIKDWVFTGAKAGLRAMPPLTPHGSLPLLGCINDFIGRNHSCKYWLFGGLGSRGLLYHGWLGSLMAHAVLSCNEEVIPSELTSWKNIKPKF
- the LOC25488287 gene encoding putative thiamine biosynthesis oxidoreductase ThiO isoform X2, encoding MNIIACRSHPNPTILPYAPHSSLTHQYPLRFAVLGAGFAGLSVVWHLLNQSPKELNLNIHLYDEFGIGGGASGISGGLLHPYSPKVKPLWEGAQCWEETINLFTIAQQATQHHIKPFLPHKRGILRPAMDIKNMTKLNHNAKTSLPCCRVQTLNNQAAQTLLPGLCLPFDTAFFMPQALNINPRHYLEALFLACENLVKESSSLYSGEKQLILHKKSIHGLSEFEGEYDAVIVCLGAKVNMLPEISGRLPLRTCRGVIVHLEPPDNTRCYPEHGPSILSDAWISVQGSRSLNVGSTWEWKSINSSSNVSTDEASKALHQLLPKASAIYPGIKDWVFTGAKAGLRAMPPLTPHGSLPLLGCINDFIGRNHSCKYWLFGGLGSRGLLYHGWLGSLMAHAVLSCNEEVIPSELTSWKNIKPKF